From a single Peromyscus maniculatus bairdii isolate BWxNUB_F1_BW_parent chromosome 4, HU_Pman_BW_mat_3.1, whole genome shotgun sequence genomic region:
- the Ltk gene encoding leukocyte tyrosine kinase receptor isoform X2 has translation MMGCSCPLLLWLGAAGTILCSNSEFQAPLLTSSPLPVLVSNSQEQKVTPTPSRLEPSSLPNPLGARGPWVFSTCGASGRRGPTQTQCDGAYTGSSVAVTVGADGPLQGVQLWRAPDTGQYLISAYGAAGGKGARNHLSRAHGIFLSAVFFLSRGEPLYILVGQQGEDACPGGSPESQLVCLGESWATGEHAATDGTGRVPGWRRWAGGGGGGGGATYIFRLRAGEPEPLLVAAGGGGRGYWRRPDRGRTQAAPEKLENRAAAPGSSGRGGAAGGGGGWTSLAPSPQAGRSLREGAEGGEGCAEAWATLRWAAAGGFGGGGGACSAGGGGGGYRGGDTSESDILWADGEDGISFVHPSSELYLQPLAVTEGHGEVEIRKHVNCSHCSFKDCQWRPELQMAECICPEGMELAVDNVTCMDLPTTASPLMLMGAIVAALTLSLLMTCGVLILVNQKKWQNLWGTRLPGPELELSKLRTSAIRTAPNPYYCQVGFSPAQFWPLPPGLTEVSPANVTLLRALGHGAFGEVYEGLVVGLPGDSSPLQVAIKTLPELCSRQDELDFLMEALIISKFSHQNIVRCVGLSFQAAPRLILLELMSGGDMKSFLRQSRPHPGQPSLLAMQDLLQLAQDIAQGCHYLEENHFIHRDIAARNCLLSCAGPGRVAKIGDFGMARDIYRASYYRKGGRALLPVKWMPPEALLEGIFTSKTDSWSFGVLLWEIFSLGYMPYPGHTNQEVLDFIVTGSRMDPPRNCPGPVYRIMTQCWQHQPELRPDFASILERLQFCTQDPDVLNSPLPVEPGPILEEERASVLGNRSLEGLRSPQALELSSENLKSWEGGLLASWLPSGLKALKSRCFRPQSTWNPTYGSWTPRDPKDGDSGTDFSNGFSLHSFPGI, from the exons ATGATGGGCTGCTCCTGCCcgctgctgctgtggctgggaGCTGCCG GAACTATTCTTTGCTCCAACTCAGAGTTCCAGGCACCTTTGCTAACATCCTCGCCCTTGCCGGTGCTAGTCTCCAATTCCCAGGAGCAGAAAGTCACCCCCACGCCCAGTAGATTGGAGCCATCTTCCCTCCCAAATCCTCTAG GCGCACGGGGGCCTTGGGTGTTCAGCACCTGTGGCGCCAGCGGCCGGCGGGGGCCCACACAGACACAGTGCGACGGGGCATACACAGGAAGCAGTGTGGCGGTGACGGTGGGAGCTGATGGGCCGCTGCAAGGCGTGCAGCTGTGGCGAGCGCCAGACACCGGCCAGTATCT GATCTCCGCCTACGGAGCCGCGGGCGGCAAAGGCGCCAGAAACCACCTGTCCCGGGCGCACGGCATCTTCCTCTCGGCGGTCTTCTTCCTCAGTCGAGGGGAGCCGTTGTACATCCTTGTGGGGCAGCAGGGCGAGGACGCCTGTCCCGGA GGCAGCCCTGAGAGCCAGCTCGTCTGTCTGGGAGAGTCTTGGGCCACCGGAGAGCATGCGGCAACGGATGGGACCGGAAGGGTCCCAGGCTGGAGACGCTGggccggcgggggcgggggtggcggGGGTGCCACCTACATCTTCCGG CTGCGCGCGGGGGAGCCAGAGCCGCTGCTGGTGGCGGCGGGAGGCGGCGGAAGGGGCTACTGGAGGCGACCCGACCGAGGCCGGACTCAGGCGGCCCCCGAGAAACTGGAGAACCGCGCGGCGGCGCCTGGAAGCAGCGGGAGAGGAGGCGCGGCCG GTGGGGGCGGCGGCTGGACGTCGCTGGCCCCCTCTCCGCAGGCGGGACGCTCACTGCGGGAAGGGGCCGAGGGCGGCGAGGGCTGCGCGGAGGCCTGGGCCACGCTCCGCTGGGCCGCGGCTGGAGGCttcgggggcggcggcggggcctgctcggcgggcggcggcggcggcggctacCGGG GTGGTGATACTTCAGAGTCCGACATCCTCTGGGCTGACGGGGAAGATGGCATATCCTTTGTACACCCCAGCAGCGAGCTCTACCTGCAGCCTCTGGCAG TCACAGAGGGCCACGGGGAGGTGGAGATCCGAAAGCATGTCAACTGCAGTCACTGCTCTTTCAAAGACTGCCAGTGGCGGCCAGAGCTCCAGATGGCTGAATGCATCTGCCCAGAGGGCATGGAGCTGGCTGTGGATAACGTCACTTGCATGG ACCTGCCAACCACGGCAAGCCCTCTGATGCTGATGGGAGCCATAGTGGCAGCCTTGACACTGAGCCTCCTTATGACGTGCGGAGTCCTAATTCTAG TGAACCAGAAGAAGTGGCAGAACCTGTGGGGGACCAGGCTGCCAGGCCCTGAGCTTGAGCTGAGCAAGCTTCGAACCTCTGCCATCAGGACAGCCCCTAATCCCTATTACTGCCAGGTGGGGTTCAGCCCTGCCCAGTTCTGGCCTCTGCCCCCGGGGCTCACTGAGGTTTCCCCGGCCAACGTCACTCTACTCAG AGCCCTTGGCCATGGTGCCTTTGGGGAGGTGTATGAGGGACTAGTAGTTGGTCTTCCTGGGGACTCCAGCCCTCTGCAGGTGGCTATCAAG ACGCTGCCAGAGCTCTGCTCCCGTCAGGACGAGTTGGACTTTCTCATGGAGGCTCTCATCATCAG CAAGTTCAGCCATCAGAACATCGTTCGCTGTGTGGGCCTCAGCTTCCAGGCTGCCCCTCGCCTTATTCTGCTGGAGCTGATGTCTGGTGGGGATATGAagagttttctgagacagagcagACCACACCCG GGCCAGCCATCACTTCTGGCCATGCAGGACTTGTTGCAGCTGGCCCAGGATATCGCCCAGGGCTGCCACTACCTGGAGGAAAACCACTTCATCCACAG AGACATCGCCGCCCGTAACTGTCTGCTGAGCTGCGCTGGCCCCGGCCGAGTGGCTAAGATTGGAGACTTTGGAATGGCAAGAGACATCTACCG GGCCAGTTATTACCGTAAGGGGGGCCGGGCCTTGCTCCCCGTCAAGTGGATGCCCCCAGAAGCTCTCCTGGAGGGCATTTTCACATCCAAGACAGACTCCTG GTCTTTCGGGGTGCTGCTCTGGGAGATCTTCTCACTGGGTTATATGCCCTACCCTGGCCATACCAACCAGGAGGTCCTAGACTTCATTGTCACAGGGAGCCGGATGGACCCTCCTAGGAACTGCCCTGGGCCAGT gTACAGGATCATGACCCAGTGTTGGCAGCATCAACCTGAGCTCCGCCCTGACTTTGCCAGCATCTTGGAGCGCCTTCAATTCTGCACTCAG GATCCTGATGTGCTGAATTCACCCCTGCCAGTGGAACCAGGGCCCATTCTAGAGGAGGAACGGGCTTCTGTGCTGGGGAACAGGTCCTTGGAGGGTCTTAGATCCCCACAGGCCCTGGAGCTGAGTTCAGAGAACTTGAAAAGCTGGGAAGGAGGCCTTCTTGCCTCTTGGCTGCCCTCTGGCCTCAAGGCCCTCAAATCCAGATGCTTCCGACCTCAGAGCACTTGGAACCCCACCTATGGCTCTTGGACCCCAAGGGACCCCAAGGATGGAGACTCAGGCACTGACTTCAGCAATGGCTTCTCCTTGCATTCCTTCCCAGGCATCTAG
- the Ltk gene encoding leukocyte tyrosine kinase receptor isoform X1, with product MAECICPEGMELAVDNVTCMDLPTTASPLMLMGAIVAALTLSLLMTCGVLILVNQKKWQNLWGTRLPGPELELSKLRTSAIRTAPNPYYCQVGFSPAQFWPLPPGLTEVSPANVTLLRALGHGAFGEVYEGLVVGLPGDSSPLQVAIKTLPELCSRQDELDFLMEALIISKFSHQNIVRCVGLSFQAAPRLILLELMSGGDMKSFLRQSRPHPGQPSLLAMQDLLQLAQDIAQGCHYLEENHFIHRDIAARNCLLSCAGPGRVAKIGDFGMARDIYRASYYRKGGRALLPVKWMPPEALLEGIFTSKTDSWSFGVLLWEIFSLGYMPYPGHTNQEVLDFIVTGSRMDPPRNCPGPVYRIMTQCWQHQPELRPDFASILERLQFCTQDPDVLNSPLPVEPGPILEEERASVLGNRSLEGLRSPQALELSSENLKSWEGGLLASWLPSGLKALKSRCFRPQSTWNPTYGSWTPRDPKDGDSGTDFSNGFSLHSFPGI from the exons ATGGCTGAATGCATCTGCCCAGAGGGCATGGAGCTGGCTGTGGATAACGTCACTTGCATGG ACCTGCCAACCACGGCAAGCCCTCTGATGCTGATGGGAGCCATAGTGGCAGCCTTGACACTGAGCCTCCTTATGACGTGCGGAGTCCTAATTCTAG TGAACCAGAAGAAGTGGCAGAACCTGTGGGGGACCAGGCTGCCAGGCCCTGAGCTTGAGCTGAGCAAGCTTCGAACCTCTGCCATCAGGACAGCCCCTAATCCCTATTACTGCCAGGTGGGGTTCAGCCCTGCCCAGTTCTGGCCTCTGCCCCCGGGGCTCACTGAGGTTTCCCCGGCCAACGTCACTCTACTCAG AGCCCTTGGCCATGGTGCCTTTGGGGAGGTGTATGAGGGACTAGTAGTTGGTCTTCCTGGGGACTCCAGCCCTCTGCAGGTGGCTATCAAG ACGCTGCCAGAGCTCTGCTCCCGTCAGGACGAGTTGGACTTTCTCATGGAGGCTCTCATCATCAG CAAGTTCAGCCATCAGAACATCGTTCGCTGTGTGGGCCTCAGCTTCCAGGCTGCCCCTCGCCTTATTCTGCTGGAGCTGATGTCTGGTGGGGATATGAagagttttctgagacagagcagACCACACCCG GGCCAGCCATCACTTCTGGCCATGCAGGACTTGTTGCAGCTGGCCCAGGATATCGCCCAGGGCTGCCACTACCTGGAGGAAAACCACTTCATCCACAG AGACATCGCCGCCCGTAACTGTCTGCTGAGCTGCGCTGGCCCCGGCCGAGTGGCTAAGATTGGAGACTTTGGAATGGCAAGAGACATCTACCG GGCCAGTTATTACCGTAAGGGGGGCCGGGCCTTGCTCCCCGTCAAGTGGATGCCCCCAGAAGCTCTCCTGGAGGGCATTTTCACATCCAAGACAGACTCCTG GTCTTTCGGGGTGCTGCTCTGGGAGATCTTCTCACTGGGTTATATGCCCTACCCTGGCCATACCAACCAGGAGGTCCTAGACTTCATTGTCACAGGGAGCCGGATGGACCCTCCTAGGAACTGCCCTGGGCCAGT gTACAGGATCATGACCCAGTGTTGGCAGCATCAACCTGAGCTCCGCCCTGACTTTGCCAGCATCTTGGAGCGCCTTCAATTCTGCACTCAG GATCCTGATGTGCTGAATTCACCCCTGCCAGTGGAACCAGGGCCCATTCTAGAGGAGGAACGGGCTTCTGTGCTGGGGAACAGGTCCTTGGAGGGTCTTAGATCCCCACAGGCCCTGGAGCTGAGTTCAGAGAACTTGAAAAGCTGGGAAGGAGGCCTTCTTGCCTCTTGGCTGCCCTCTGGCCTCAAGGCCCTCAAATCCAGATGCTTCCGACCTCAGAGCACTTGGAACCCCACCTATGGCTCTTGGACCCCAAGGGACCCCAAGGATGGAGACTCAGGCACTGACTTCAGCAATGGCTTCTCCTTGCATTCCTTCCCAGGCATCTAG
- the Ltk gene encoding leukocyte tyrosine kinase receptor isoform X3: MMGCSCPLLLWLGAAGTILCSNSEFQAPLLTSSPLPVLVSNSQEQKVTPTPSRLEPSSLPNPLGARGPWVFSTCGASGRRGPTQTQCDGAYTGSSVAVTVGADGPLQGVQLWRAPDTGQYLISAYGAAGGKGARNHLSRAHGIFLSAVFFLSRGEPLYILVGQQGEDACPGGSPESQLVCLGESWATGEHAATDGTGRVPGWRRWAGGGGGGGGATYIFRLRAGEPEPLLVAAGGGGRGYWRRPDRGRTQAAPEKLENRAAAPGSSGRGGAAGGDTSESDILWADGEDGISFVHPSSELYLQPLAVTEGHGEVEIRKHVNCSHCSFKDCQWRPELQMAECICPEGMELAVDNVTCMDLPTTASPLMLMGAIVAALTLSLLMTCGVLILVNQKKWQNLWGTRLPGPELELSKLRTSAIRTAPNPYYCQVGFSPAQFWPLPPGLTEVSPANVTLLRALGHGAFGEVYEGLVVGLPGDSSPLQVAIKTLPELCSRQDELDFLMEALIISKFSHQNIVRCVGLSFQAAPRLILLELMSGGDMKSFLRQSRPHPGQPSLLAMQDLLQLAQDIAQGCHYLEENHFIHRDIAARNCLLSCAGPGRVAKIGDFGMARDIYRASYYRKGGRALLPVKWMPPEALLEGIFTSKTDSWSFGVLLWEIFSLGYMPYPGHTNQEVLDFIVTGSRMDPPRNCPGPVYRIMTQCWQHQPELRPDFASILERLQFCTQDPDVLNSPLPVEPGPILEEERASVLGNRSLEGLRSPQALELSSENLKSWEGGLLASWLPSGLKALKSRCFRPQSTWNPTYGSWTPRDPKDGDSGTDFSNGFSLHSFPGI; encoded by the exons ATGATGGGCTGCTCCTGCCcgctgctgctgtggctgggaGCTGCCG GAACTATTCTTTGCTCCAACTCAGAGTTCCAGGCACCTTTGCTAACATCCTCGCCCTTGCCGGTGCTAGTCTCCAATTCCCAGGAGCAGAAAGTCACCCCCACGCCCAGTAGATTGGAGCCATCTTCCCTCCCAAATCCTCTAG GCGCACGGGGGCCTTGGGTGTTCAGCACCTGTGGCGCCAGCGGCCGGCGGGGGCCCACACAGACACAGTGCGACGGGGCATACACAGGAAGCAGTGTGGCGGTGACGGTGGGAGCTGATGGGCCGCTGCAAGGCGTGCAGCTGTGGCGAGCGCCAGACACCGGCCAGTATCT GATCTCCGCCTACGGAGCCGCGGGCGGCAAAGGCGCCAGAAACCACCTGTCCCGGGCGCACGGCATCTTCCTCTCGGCGGTCTTCTTCCTCAGTCGAGGGGAGCCGTTGTACATCCTTGTGGGGCAGCAGGGCGAGGACGCCTGTCCCGGA GGCAGCCCTGAGAGCCAGCTCGTCTGTCTGGGAGAGTCTTGGGCCACCGGAGAGCATGCGGCAACGGATGGGACCGGAAGGGTCCCAGGCTGGAGACGCTGggccggcgggggcgggggtggcggGGGTGCCACCTACATCTTCCGG CTGCGCGCGGGGGAGCCAGAGCCGCTGCTGGTGGCGGCGGGAGGCGGCGGAAGGGGCTACTGGAGGCGACCCGACCGAGGCCGGACTCAGGCGGCCCCCGAGAAACTGGAGAACCGCGCGGCGGCGCCTGGAAGCAGCGGGAGAGGAGGCGCGGCCG GTGGTGATACTTCAGAGTCCGACATCCTCTGGGCTGACGGGGAAGATGGCATATCCTTTGTACACCCCAGCAGCGAGCTCTACCTGCAGCCTCTGGCAG TCACAGAGGGCCACGGGGAGGTGGAGATCCGAAAGCATGTCAACTGCAGTCACTGCTCTTTCAAAGACTGCCAGTGGCGGCCAGAGCTCCAGATGGCTGAATGCATCTGCCCAGAGGGCATGGAGCTGGCTGTGGATAACGTCACTTGCATGG ACCTGCCAACCACGGCAAGCCCTCTGATGCTGATGGGAGCCATAGTGGCAGCCTTGACACTGAGCCTCCTTATGACGTGCGGAGTCCTAATTCTAG TGAACCAGAAGAAGTGGCAGAACCTGTGGGGGACCAGGCTGCCAGGCCCTGAGCTTGAGCTGAGCAAGCTTCGAACCTCTGCCATCAGGACAGCCCCTAATCCCTATTACTGCCAGGTGGGGTTCAGCCCTGCCCAGTTCTGGCCTCTGCCCCCGGGGCTCACTGAGGTTTCCCCGGCCAACGTCACTCTACTCAG AGCCCTTGGCCATGGTGCCTTTGGGGAGGTGTATGAGGGACTAGTAGTTGGTCTTCCTGGGGACTCCAGCCCTCTGCAGGTGGCTATCAAG ACGCTGCCAGAGCTCTGCTCCCGTCAGGACGAGTTGGACTTTCTCATGGAGGCTCTCATCATCAG CAAGTTCAGCCATCAGAACATCGTTCGCTGTGTGGGCCTCAGCTTCCAGGCTGCCCCTCGCCTTATTCTGCTGGAGCTGATGTCTGGTGGGGATATGAagagttttctgagacagagcagACCACACCCG GGCCAGCCATCACTTCTGGCCATGCAGGACTTGTTGCAGCTGGCCCAGGATATCGCCCAGGGCTGCCACTACCTGGAGGAAAACCACTTCATCCACAG AGACATCGCCGCCCGTAACTGTCTGCTGAGCTGCGCTGGCCCCGGCCGAGTGGCTAAGATTGGAGACTTTGGAATGGCAAGAGACATCTACCG GGCCAGTTATTACCGTAAGGGGGGCCGGGCCTTGCTCCCCGTCAAGTGGATGCCCCCAGAAGCTCTCCTGGAGGGCATTTTCACATCCAAGACAGACTCCTG GTCTTTCGGGGTGCTGCTCTGGGAGATCTTCTCACTGGGTTATATGCCCTACCCTGGCCATACCAACCAGGAGGTCCTAGACTTCATTGTCACAGGGAGCCGGATGGACCCTCCTAGGAACTGCCCTGGGCCAGT gTACAGGATCATGACCCAGTGTTGGCAGCATCAACCTGAGCTCCGCCCTGACTTTGCCAGCATCTTGGAGCGCCTTCAATTCTGCACTCAG GATCCTGATGTGCTGAATTCACCCCTGCCAGTGGAACCAGGGCCCATTCTAGAGGAGGAACGGGCTTCTGTGCTGGGGAACAGGTCCTTGGAGGGTCTTAGATCCCCACAGGCCCTGGAGCTGAGTTCAGAGAACTTGAAAAGCTGGGAAGGAGGCCTTCTTGCCTCTTGGCTGCCCTCTGGCCTCAAGGCCCTCAAATCCAGATGCTTCCGACCTCAGAGCACTTGGAACCCCACCTATGGCTCTTGGACCCCAAGGGACCCCAAGGATGGAGACTCAGGCACTGACTTCAGCAATGGCTTCTCCTTGCATTCCTTCCCAGGCATCTAG
- the Itpka gene encoding inositol-trisphosphate 3-kinase A — protein MTLPGRPTGMARPRGAGPCSPGLERAPRRSVGELRLLFEARCAAVAAAAAAGDPRARGAKRRGGQVPNGLPRAAPAPVIPQLTVTTEEDVAPASPGPPEPEGDCLPAAGSHLQQPRRLSTSSLSSTGSSSLLEDSEDDLLSDSESRSRGNVQLEASEDVGQKSHWQKIRTMVNLPVISPFKKRYSWVQLAGHTGSFKAAGTSGLILKRSSEPEHYCLVRLMADVLRGCVPAFHGVVERDGESYLQLQDLLDGFDGPCVLDCKMGVRTYLEEELTKARERPKLRKDMYKKMLAVDPEAPTEEEHAQRAVTKPRYMQWREGISSSTTLGFRIEGIKKADGSCSTDFKTTRSREQVTRVFEEFMQGDAEVLRRYLNRLQQIRDTLEISDFFRRHEVIGSSLLFVHDHCHRAGVWLIDFGKTTPLPDGQILDHRRPWEEGNREDGYLLGLDNLIGILASLAER, from the exons ATGACCCTGCCCGGGCGCCCGACGGGCATGGCGCGGCCACGGGGCGCGGGACCCTGCAGCCCTGGGCTGGAGCGGGCCCCGCGCCGGAGCGTCGGGGAGCTGCGCCTGCTCTTCGAGGCGCGCTGCGCCGCGGTCGCCGCCGCAGCAGCGGCAGGGGATCCCCGGGCCCGCGGGGCCAAACGGCGTGGGGGACAAGTGCCCAACGGGCTCCCGCGGGCTGCCCCTGCCCCAGTGATCCCGCAGCTCACCGTGACAACCGAGGAGGACGTGGCCCCGGCCAGCCCGGGGCCGCCAGAGCCGGAGGGGGACTGTCTCCCGGCCGCTGGCTCGCACCTGCAGCAGCCACGCCGCCTCTCCACCTCGTCCCTCTCCTCCACCGGCTCCTCGTCGTTGCTCGAGGACTCGGAGGACGATCTACTGAGCGACAGCGAGAGCCGGAGCCGCGGCAACGTGCAGCTGGAAGCTAGCGAGGACGTGGGGCAG AAAAGCCACTGGCAGAAGATTCGTACCATGGTCAATCTGCCGGTCATAAGTCCTTTCAAAAAGCGCTACTCCTGGGTGCAGTTGGCAGGGCACACAG GGAGTTTCAAAGCTGCGGGCACCAGCGGCCTGATTCTGAAGCGTAGCTCAGAGCCAGAACACTACTGCCTGGTGCGGCTGATGGCTGACGTGCTGCGCGGGTGTGTTCCCGCCTTCCATGGTGTGGTGGAGCGGGATGGTGAAAGCTACTTGCAGTTACAGGACCTGCTCGATGGCTTTGATGGGCCCTGCGTGCTTGACTGCAAGATGGGTGTCAG AACCtacctggaggaggagctgaccAAAGCCCGAGAGAGGCCCAAGCTGCGGAAGGACATGTACAAGAAGATGCTGGCGGTGGACCCAGAGGCACCTACTGAGGAGGAGCATGCACAGCGCGCGGTCACCAAACCGCGCTACATGCAGTGGCGCGAAGGCATCAGCTCCAGCACTACGCTCGGCTTCCGCATCGAGGGCATCAAG AAAGCCGACGGATCGTGCAGCACTGACTTCAAAACTACACGAAGCCGCGAGCAGGTGACTCGTGTCTTTGAGGAGTTCATGCAAGGAGATGCTGAAGTGCTG AGGAGGTATCTGAACCGCCTACAGCAGATCCGGGACACCCTGGAGATCTCGGATTTCTTTAGAAGGCACGAG GTGATTGGCAGCTCACTCCTCTTCGTGCATGACCATTGCCACCGCGCCGGAGTCTGGCTCATCGATTTTGGCAAGACCACGCCCCTCCCCGATGGCCAGATCCTGGATCACCGGAGGCCCTGGGAGGAGGGCAACCGTGAGGACGGCTATTTGCTGGGGCTGGACAATCTCATTGGCATCCTGGCCAGCCTGGCTGAGAGATGA